A region from the bacterium genome encodes:
- the rpsU gene encoding 30S ribosomal protein S21, which translates to MAGVRVRDNEPMQSAIKRFKRQCEKAGILSEVRKREYYEKPSVRQKRKAAAARKRLLKKLRKLDTR; encoded by the coding sequence ATGGCAGGAGTACGCGTTCGGGACAACGAGCCGATGCAAAGCGCGATCAAGCGCTTCAAGCGGCAGTGCGAAAAGGCGGGGATTCTTTCGGAAGTTCGCAAGCGCGAATACTACGAAAAGCCGAGCGTCCGCCAAAAGCGCAAGGCCGCCGCGGCCCGCAAGCGCCTGCTGAAAAAGCTCCGCAAGCTCGACACGCGTTAA
- a CDS encoding PQQ-like beta-propeller repeat protein produces the protein MFREALADMGGASSKKLQFDILYFLTWLEIPLFVGVATAIATIMALAIRPSPRRAWIRGRAIWRRLAIFAGVWALLAFVMIVVPMMELYDTWNPATLAEAFHRQQTEGWNRNIWDPDVLRQVGAIAWPPLPYLSATFATAFGFAVHFALRRIPPSPRWRLAPLFLAGMSWPIPAAWWTAMAAAFPSRWWTPLRPIFLAISAVIPILVLAGNQPTYMPYTGHAIGRTPRLSILNSNMARDELRQCLDSYQAVPVPGRDEALVKCLDGIGLVQRRGDAWYYRLAFTYGDAWNEASYDFDARRAYLYDGYRKVLHVLDIDAWREIDRYVIDEKTVSLGSDGLRQAILPDENLLVVGQRPNTSLITIDLTTGGTIASRELSVPGDELWRIVGDARRGQILVLTRRFLFALSPDDLSTIRTIELPGDAFEMIHDRRRDRLLVGFARLGRVIAYDPATFLEVRSAPAPLAIRAMAIDETHDLVFFSSFLGVIETRRGEDLARLSRRRILPWIRDMAPLPGAGVMVVTSGYAEPVVWDYRHAPHPFDFADAVLRIVEYAARFAIEADIMSRIAPNDWATPGDSSPPSS, from the coding sequence ATGTTTCGCGAGGCGCTGGCCGACATGGGCGGCGCGTCGAGCAAGAAACTTCAGTTCGACATCCTGTATTTCCTGACCTGGCTTGAGATTCCTCTTTTCGTCGGCGTCGCGACTGCGATCGCGACGATCATGGCTCTCGCGATTCGTCCCTCGCCGCGGCGGGCATGGATCCGCGGGCGAGCCATTTGGCGCCGCCTCGCGATATTCGCCGGCGTCTGGGCTTTGCTCGCGTTTGTCATGATCGTCGTGCCCATGATGGAGCTGTACGACACGTGGAACCCGGCGACGCTGGCGGAAGCGTTTCATCGCCAGCAGACCGAGGGCTGGAACCGCAACATCTGGGATCCGGACGTGCTGCGCCAGGTGGGCGCGATCGCCTGGCCACCGCTGCCGTATCTTTCCGCGACCTTCGCGACAGCGTTCGGCTTTGCCGTTCATTTCGCCCTGCGCCGCATCCCGCCGTCGCCGAGGTGGCGACTTGCGCCGCTTTTTCTCGCGGGAATGAGCTGGCCGATTCCCGCCGCGTGGTGGACGGCCATGGCCGCCGCGTTTCCGTCGCGCTGGTGGACTCCCTTGAGGCCGATATTTCTGGCGATCAGCGCCGTCATCCCGATACTCGTTTTGGCAGGAAACCAGCCGACCTACATGCCCTATACCGGGCACGCGATCGGACGAACGCCGCGCCTGTCAATCCTCAACTCCAACATGGCCAGGGACGAGCTCCGCCAATGCCTGGATTCTTATCAGGCGGTTCCGGTGCCCGGTCGCGATGAGGCCCTTGTCAAATGCCTGGACGGTATCGGCCTGGTGCAAAGGCGCGGCGACGCCTGGTATTACCGGCTCGCCTTCACCTACGGCGACGCCTGGAACGAGGCGTCGTACGACTTCGACGCGAGGCGCGCGTATCTCTACGACGGCTACCGCAAGGTCCTGCATGTGCTGGACATCGACGCGTGGCGCGAGATTGACCGATATGTCATCGACGAGAAGACGGTATCGCTCGGCTCGGACGGCCTGCGCCAAGCGATTTTGCCCGACGAGAACCTGCTCGTCGTCGGGCAGCGCCCCAACACGTCTTTGATCACGATTGACCTCACGACGGGCGGCACCATCGCCTCGCGCGAGCTTTCCGTCCCGGGCGACGAGTTGTGGCGCATCGTAGGGGATGCCAGGCGGGGGCAGATCCTCGTTCTGACACGACGGTTTCTCTTCGCGCTTTCGCCGGACGACCTGTCGACCATCCGCACGATCGAACTTCCCGGCGACGCGTTCGAAATGATCCACGACCGGCGGCGCGACCGCCTGCTTGTGGGATTCGCGCGCCTGGGGCGGGTCATCGCCTACGACCCGGCGACCTTCCTCGAGGTACGGAGCGCGCCCGCGCCGCTGGCGATCCGCGCGATGGCAATCGACGAAACGCACGACCTCGTCTTCTTCAGCTCGTTCCTCGGCGTCATCGAAACGCGGCGCGGCGAGGATCTGGCGCGTCTGTCGCGCCGGCGGATATTGCCGTGGATCCGCGACATGGCGCCGCTGCCGGGCGCAGGCGTGATGGTCGTGACATCGGGATACGCGGAGCCGGTCGTGTGGGATTATCGGCACGCTCCGCATCCGTTCGATTTCGCCGACGCGGTCCTGCGGATCGTGGAGTACGCCGCGCGCTTTGCGATCGAAGCCGACATCATGTCGAGAATCGCCCCTAACGATTGGGCCACACCGGGCGATTCGAGTCCGCCATCGAGTTGA